Below is a genomic region from Fusobacterium canifelinum.
AAATCTTTTAGAGAAGCTATGCAAATGGGAGCAGAAATTTTCCATCATTTAGGAAAAATTTTAAAAGCTAATGGAGATTCAACAAATGTTGGAAATGAAGGAGGATATGCTCCATCAAAAATACAAGGAACTGAAGGAGCTTTAGCTTTAATAAGTGAAGCAGTAAAAGCAGCTGGTTATGAATTAGGTAAAGATATTACATTTGCCTTAGATGCAGCATCAAGTGAATTCTGTAAAGAAGTAAATGGAAAATATGAATATCATTTCAAAAGAGAAGGCGGAGTTGTAAGAACTACTGATGAAATGATAAAATGGTATGAAGAATTAATTAATAAATATCCAATAGTTTCAATAGAAGATGGTTTAGGTGAAGATGACTGGGATGGTTGGGTAAAACTAACTAAAGCTATTGGAGATAAAGTTCAAATAGTTGGAGATGATTTATTTGTAACTAACACTGAAAGATTGAGAAAAGGAATAGAATTAGGAGCAGGAAATTCTATTCTTATAAAATTAAATCAAATTGGTTCATTAACTGAAACATTAGATGCAATAGAAATGGCAAAAAGAGCTGGATATACTGCAGTTGTATCTCATAGATCAGGAGAAACAGAAGATGCAACAATAGCTGATGTAGCTGTTGCAACTAATGCAGGACAAATCAAAACTGGTTCAACTTCAAGAACTGATAGAATGGCTAAATATAACCAATTATTAAGAATTGAAGAAGAATTAGGTTCTGTTGCCCAATACAATGGAAGAGATGTTTTCTATAACATTAAAAAATAATTAGTTAACAGATTAAGAGACTACTTTTAGAGCAGTCTCTTTTTTTATTGTTGTAAAAAAGCGAAAAAAGGTGTAAAATTTAACTAGAGATAAAAAGCTTATTATAATATTTGCAACAGGAGGGTAGAAAATGAATAAAGTTATTAAAAAAGATGATTGGAAAGTTTCAGTGTGGGCAGGAGGAACAACAAATGAAATTTTTATATACCCAGAAAATTCTAGCTATGCAGATAGAATTTTTAAGGCTAGAATAAGTGTTGCAACTACAAATAATGGGGAAAAATCACTCTTTACAAGTTTACCAGGTGTAGAAAGATATATTTCAAAGTTATCTGGAGACATGAAACTTCAACACACAGATCACTATGATGTGGAAATGGAAGATTATCAAATTGATAGATTTAGAGGAGATTGGGAAACTTATTCTTGGGGAAAATTTAGAGATTTTAACTTAATGTTAAAAGGAATAAGAGGAGATTTGTATTATAGACAAATACGATCTAAGTGTAGACTGCACCTTGAAAAAGATAGTACAGTTGTCTTTTTGTATGTTATAGATGGAAAAATTAATGTTAATGGAACAGATTTAGAAACAGAAGATTTTTACATAACAGATGATAATATATTAGATGTTTTTGGAAATAATTCAAAAATATATTATGGGTTTATTAAGGAATGGGATCAATAGATGAAAATAATATTTTCTCCAAGTAAGGAAATGAGAGAAGAAAATATTTTTGAAAATAAAAAAATAGAATTTACTGAGCCTAAGTTTAAGAATAGGACTAGTATTTTAATAGATACTTTAAATAAAAAATCAATAGATGAAATAGAAAATATAATGAAATTAAAAGGTGAATTACTTAATAAAACATATAAAGATATACAAGATTATGATAAATTAAAATCTATTCCTGCTATTTCAATGTATTATGGAGTTTCATTTAAGGAGTTAGAGCTGGAAGATTATTCAGAAAAATCTTTAAAATATTTGAAGAATAATCTTCTTATTTTATCTGCACTATATGGAGCTTCATTAGCTTTTGATTTATTGAAAAAATATAGATTAGATATGACTATGTCAATTACAGATAAAGGTTTATATAATTTTTGGAAGAAAGATATTAATGATTATATTTCAAATGTCCTTGATAAAGACGAAATATTATTAAATTTGGCTTCTGGAGAATTTTCAAAATTGATAGATAATAAAAAAATTCCTATGGTTAAT
It encodes:
- a CDS encoding YaaA family protein, which encodes MKIIFSPSKEMREENIFENKKIEFTEPKFKNRTSILIDTLNKKSIDEIENIMKLKGELLNKTYKDIQDYDKLKSIPAISMYYGVSFKELELEDYSEKSLKYLKNNLLILSALYGASLAFDLLKKYRLDMTMSITDKGLYNFWKKDINDYISNVLDKDEILLNLASGEFSKLIDNKKIPMVNIDFKEEKDGIYKSISTYSKKARGKFLNYLIKNQINNLEDIKKIELDSYSLNKDLSNNKDFIFTRKNS
- the eno gene encoding phosphopyruvate hydratase, with the protein product MTGIVEVIGREILDSRGNPTVEVDVILECGAKGRAAVPSGASTGSHEAVELRDEDKGRYLGKGVLKAVNNVNTEIREALLGMDALNQVEIDKTMLELDGTANKGRLGANAILGVSLAVAKAAAEALGQPLYKYLGGVNAKELPLPMMNILNGGAHADSAVDLQEFMIQPVGAKSFREAMQMGAEIFHHLGKILKANGDSTNVGNEGGYAPSKIQGTEGALALISEAVKAAGYELGKDITFALDAASSEFCKEVNGKYEYHFKREGGVVRTTDEMIKWYEELINKYPIVSIEDGLGEDDWDGWVKLTKAIGDKVQIVGDDLFVTNTERLRKGIELGAGNSILIKLNQIGSLTETLDAIEMAKRAGYTAVVSHRSGETEDATIADVAVATNAGQIKTGSTSRTDRMAKYNQLLRIEEELGSVAQYNGRDVFYNIKK
- a CDS encoding HutD/Ves family protein, whose translation is MNKVIKKDDWKVSVWAGGTTNEIFIYPENSSYADRIFKARISVATTNNGEKSLFTSLPGVERYISKLSGDMKLQHTDHYDVEMEDYQIDRFRGDWETYSWGKFRDFNLMLKGIRGDLYYRQIRSKCRLHLEKDSTVVFLYVIDGKINVNGTDLETEDFYITDDNILDVFGNNSKIYYGFIKEWDQ